The following nucleotide sequence is from Leptolyngbya subtilissima AS-A7.
ATGTTAACGAGAGATGCGGTGCCGGTCGTGTCGAGATAGTCAAAAATGCGAGTTTCGATATCATCGTTGGGGCTGACCTGCACCTTGAGCACCTCCTCTGGCAAAGACTCGGCTTCAGCGGGTGCTTCTACTATGGTTTCGCTTTGAGTCTCAGGGCTCATGGACTCAGCGAGGTCTTCACCTTGAAGGTCTTGGGCCTCAATGACGGGCTTATCATCAATCGCAACATCGTCCCCGGTAGACTCAACCAGCGGCTCAAGGGGCTGGAGCGGGGCGTCATCCTCTTCTTCACCATGGAAGCGGGCTGCGGGCTGGGCCTCGGGCTTGAGGGTGAGGTCGTTAACCAGCGCGGCCTGGGATACCACAAAGCGGTTGAACAAGTTCCACAGGTGGCGAGTGGCGTCTGAGGCGGGCTCTTTGGAGCGGGCCAGCAGAATGTCGCTGCACACGTCGCGGAAGTCGGCGTTTTCGGCCAGGGGCAAAATGCCGTGGTCGTTGCAGATAGTGGCAATCATGAGACTGGGGCGCAAGCTGGAGACCATGTCTGGGGCGACCGACGACTGGAAGGCCTTGACCAACTGCACAATTTGCAGTGCCGCAGAGCTGTCGATGCCAACCTTTTGCACCAAAATTTGCTGCTGAGCCAGTTCGTCAGGCTCGGGCATGTTGATGGTGATTAGACGGTCCTGGAGCGCATCTTGGGTGCCGTGGACGCCGCAGTATTCTTCGGGGTTAGAGGTGAGAATGGCGCGGAAGTGAGGGCTGACGCGAATGTACTCGGCCCGGTTGTTGCTGGGGGGCAGCACCAAAAGTTTTTCTTCGAGGGCCGACAGCAGCACGTTGTTGACCTCGGGGCGGGAGCGGTTGAACTCGTCGTATACCATGGTGAAGCCTTCGCGGCAGGCCAGGGTGAGTCGTGAGTCAGTCCAGTTGTGACGCAGCTCGTCTTCTACTTTCACAACGCTGTGGATGTAGTTGTCGACCACTTTTTTGCGGGTGTAGCCCGACTGGTTGCCGATCAGGTCTGAGGTTTTGAACTCGTCATCGCCAAACAGCAGCATAATCGGGCGGGCCAGCAGGTCGGCCAGGTGCAGAGCCAGGGTAGTTTTGCCTGTGCCAGCGGGGCCTTTGAGATGGATGGAGTACCCCGATTGCAGGTACCGCAGGGCTCTGATGCTGGTGCGCTCTAGGGTGGGGGTGGAGACAAAGTTGCGGGGGCGGGCTTGGAGAACGGTGTTCACAGAACGGCTTCCTCTTGGACGAGATAGGTACGGTCTTGCTTGACGACGAGGTCTTTTTGGATGAGCGATCGCAGCGCGTCTACCGCCTGAAATCGGTTGATGCCAAGCTCCGTCTCAATTTCGCTGAGACGGGCACCCTGAGCTAGGTGCAGGTAGTTATAAACCACCTCTTCAAGGGAAGGGGGCTCGGGGGCGGGGGGCGGTTCCACAGCCACCGCTGCCGGGGCAACTGGGGTCGTGACGGTGGCAACTGGGGCAGAGCGGGTTGCTGCGACAGCGCGAGCAGGGGCGGTCTTGGCCACGGCCGTTGGGGCCGGAGCAACCTTGGCCGCAGGAGCTGCCTTAGCTGGTGCTGCTTTGGCGATTACGGGTTTTGGCGCAGCTTTAGAGGCCACCTTTGCTGGCGCGGGCTCACGAGCAGGTACCGAAGTAACGGCAGGCCGGCTCGCGGGTGAGGGATGGGCTGGAGTCTGAGCTACGGCAGCGCTGCCCCAAACAACGTGGGAGAGCTGAGCCCGTTGGGCCTGAAGCTGGTGGCGAAAGTCGGCCAGTTCGGTGAACATGGCGTCTACGGAATCGGTGAGGGCGGCGCGATCGCTTTGCCGCTGCTCCTGGTTTACTACAGCTGCCTGCTGGCGCACAACGGTCAAGTCTTTGAGGGTGGCCTGTACCTGCACCTGGAGGTCTTCGACGTAGGCGGTGAGCTGAGGTAGCAGTTCGGCGCGTACCATAGCCTGCTCTTGGCGATAGCCCGCTAGCTCAACAGCCGTTTGGGCCTGAATATTGGCGACCTGTTGCTGCACCTGGCGTAGCTCTTGGGCAATCTCTAGCCGCAGTTCGCTAACGGTAGCTTGAAGTACCTGGCAATCGTAAGCGAGCTGGTCGCGCACCTCAGCGGCACTAATTTCGCGATCGGCTTGGTAGGCTGCGAGCAGCACTTCGGTATCGGCCTGGAGCTGCTGCACGTAATCTTGGCGAGCCTGCTGCCGGGGTAGGATCTGGACAACGCGATCGGCGGTCGTTTGAGCTAGCCATAGGGTAGTGTTGGCGCGCAGGTCGGCCATCAGCTGGTCGAGGTCTTGGCGCAGCCGCACAGCGTGGGTCAGTCGATCAGTCTGCCAGCGCTCTAGGTCAGCAGAGACCTGATCGCGTCGGTTAACCACCTCGCTCTGGCGCAGCTGTCGGGCCGCTTGCCACTGGTCATAAAGTGCTGTCACAGAACTGCTCTCCCTTTAGTGAAAATGAAACGGGGTAAATATGTGGAGAATATTTGAGAACGGCAAGGAGAGGAAATGGCGCGGAGAGAAGAATGTTGCCAGACTCTAAAACTTAGCTATGTTTGAGTGCCTTAGCGAAATAATGAGGCGCTGTTCTGAAGCTTGCCGAGGGCAGAATTGCCGCTAATAGTCGCTATTTAAAGCCTTGAGTTCGTCTGATTTATGGGGCAGCTAAACATCGGTTGATTCAATATTCCGCTGCCCCATTAGGTATCAAAAGCGGCGCTCTTAGGCAGCGGGTACAGCGGCTTGAGCGGTCAGGCCAACAGCTTCGGCGTACTTTAGGTAGGTGTCAACAGAAGCGATTACAACGCGAGCTTCGATAGCCAGCAGTTCAATCCCTACCAGAGAAACACGAACCCAAGCATCGATCACAATGCCTTTATCCAAAATACGGTCAACAACTTCAGCCAAGCTAGAGGAAGAGTTTACTTTTTCAACAGCCATGATTTTGAATCCCTAAACGATTAATGTGTTCAATGAAATTGCAAAGAGAATGCCATTGGATGCACCTGGCTGCTACTGCAAAGAAGCGGTAGAAACAGACTCAGTGCGTAGGGCTTATTCCTTGCACATTTGTAGTCTGCCCATCTGCTTAGAACTGCTCACAACTTTGAAAAAATCAGTTCACTTATTGTTACTTGCAACGCTTTTAGCCCTGAGAGCTAACGGCCAAAACGCTTTTGGGCAGCCAATCTCAGTCAAATACTTGATAATTAAAGGCGCAACACAACGGTTAGGCAAAGGAAGCATGGATGACTCGACTCTAGAAGTGCTGCTGCAGAGCCTGAAGCAGGCTGACGAGTATCAGCGCGAGTTAGCAACCGCTGCTCTCTGGCAGCGCTGGTTTTACCAAAAGGGCGAGGCGGGCAACCAGCGTTTGCAAGACGCTCAGGCTTTAGTGGATAGCGGCCAGCTGGATGCGGCAGAGGCCCTGCTTTCAACTTTGGTGAGCGAACTGCCGGATTTTGCTGAAGCCTGGAATCGCCGCGCGGTACTCTACTTTGTGCAGCGTCGCTACGCGGAAGCTCTAACTGACTGCGAGCGGGTGATTGGGCTGGTGCCCTACCACTTCGGAGCACTCCATGGGCTGGGGCTGTGCCATGCGGCCTTAGGACAGTATGGGGAGGCAATTCAGGCGTTTCGTCGGGCGTTGGTGGTGCAACCCCACGCGCTGGTCAACCAGCGTCTGATTTTAGAATGTACAGCGCAGTTGAGTTAGGAGCCTGGTATGGCTTGCCAACGTCTGGTGGGAGCACCACGGCACCGCATCCATAGATCGCCAGCAATCAGGACCAACCCAAGCAACCTATTCAGTTCCCGTCTTGTTTGGTGAGGGATTTGGAGGGGCCTACTATGATTGGGTTGCTAGAGGCCAAGATTCTTAGGCTCCAGACGACGATTTTATGCCAGACAGGTCTATGCCAGAGAATGCCTCGACGATTTTGAGCCGGCTGCAAGAGGGCAAGGTTCGTTTTGTGCGGGTGGTGTGGTGTGACAACGGCAACGTCATTCGCGGCAAGGCAATCCATGTTGATGCGCTGACGCGGCAACTAGAAAGGGGAGATGCTGTTGCCGTGGGCCTATCGGCGGCGCAGCAGGCAATTCCGGTGGTAGCTGATGCAGTGGCCCCCGGTAGCGGGCTGGGGCCGGTGGGGGAGGTCTGGCTGGTGCCCGACTGGAAGACGCTACAGATGCTTCCCTACGCGCCTGGGCAGGCGCGGGCGCTGGGAGAGATGGTGAAGGATGGCCAGCCCTGGCCCTGGTGTTCAAGGCAGTTTCTCAAGCGCATGGTGCAGCGGGCGGGCGATCGCGGGTTGACGATCAAAGCGGCCTTTGAGCCGGAGTTTTACTTGCTTAAGCAACGTGACCCAGACGTTCTTCCTGTCGACAATCTGCCCTTTGCCACTACGCTGGCGATGGATCTGCACCAGGAGGTGGTGATGGCGATCGCCGCTGCCCTCAACGCACAGGGCATGGCCGTAGAGCAGTATTACCCCGAGTCGGGGCCGGGGCAGCAGGAAATTTCGGTGCGCTACACCGATGCCTTAGCTGCCGCCGATCAGCAGGTGGTTTATCGCGAGACGGTAAAGGCGATCGCCCACCAGCACGGTCTAGTTGCTTCCTTTGTGCCCAAGCTGTTTGAGTCCTGTGCAGGCAGCGGGTGCCACCTGCACTTGAGTCTGTGGGAGGGAGAGCAAAATCTGATGCCCAATGGGGCTGGTGGGCTCTCCGACACTGCCGGCTCCTTTACCGCTGGGCTACTGCATCACCTACCCGCCCTGATGGCGATCACCACCCCCAGCCCCAACTCCTATCGGCGGCTACAACCCCACAGCTGGAGCGGCGCCTACGCCGCTTGGGGCTTAGACAATCGGGAGGCGGCGCTGCGAGTGCCGAGCAATTTTTCGCTGCCCAGCCCCACCCATCTGGAGCTGAAGACGGTGGATGGGGCGGCAAACCCATATCTGGCGCTGGGAGGGGCGATCGCTGCCGGTCTCGACGGCATTGCCCAGGGCTATTTGCTGCCGGAGTCGGTGCAGCAAGACCCGGGGAGTTTGTCGGAGGAGGAAAGGGGCGATCGCGGCATTGCCCTGCTGCCTCGATCCCTAGCGGAGTCTCTCGCTGCACTGGAGGCCAATCCTCTCCTGTTGGATGCTTTGGGCGCACCGCTAGCCCAAACCTATCAGGCGGTGCGGCGAGCAGAGTTAACCGCCATGGCAGGCATGACTTTGGAGGCCGAGGTTAGCCTACTGCTCGATCGCTACTGAGCCACGCCATCCTAGCAGGGTGCATCGCCGCCCAGAACCCAAAAGACAGGCTACTCAACAGTTAGTTCATGGATGTTCCAAAGGGCGCCACCGAGGGCCGTAAAATTCACCCCCTGCACCCGGTTGCGCACAGCGGTGAGCGATAGGTTGTTGATCAAGTACATAAACGGCAGGTATTCCTGGGTGAGCTGCTGGGTTTCTTTGTACAGCTCAAAGCGCTCGTCTTCGTCGATCACCTGAGCGGCTTGGATGTAGAGATCGGCAATGCGGCGCTCCCAGTCGGCGGCCTGCCAACCCTCCAAGGGGTCTTGACCAGGGCCAGCGTTCTGGTTAAACGCGTGGAGGGCTCCGTCGAGGAGCCACACGTTAGCACCACCGTTGGGTTCTGTGCCGCCCGTTAGGCCCAGCACCAGCGCCTCCCATTCCAGGCTGTCGGTGAGGCGATCGACTAGAGAGTTAAAGGCCAGTGGCTGAAAGTCCACTTGAATGCCCAGCTTGGCAAGATCATTCTTAATCTGCGCCCCGATCGCTTCGCGAATTTTGTTGCCAGAGTTCGTGATCAGCGTGAAGCGCACCCGGTTGCCCTCGGCATCGAGCAGGTTGTTGGCCGCGTTGTACTGAAACCCATCGGCCAGCAGCAGCTGCTTTGCTTTTTCAAGGTCGTAGTCGTAGGTGCGAATGCCCATCTCGGGTGGAGCAAAGAAGGGGCTGGGCACCGACATGGGTGAGGTCTGGGGTTGCCCCAAGCCCTGAAAGATGTTGTTCACCATGGTCTGGCGATCGATGGCGTAGGAGACCGCCTGGCGAAACGCTACGTTGTTGAACCAGGCCGATTTAACCGGGTTGACCAAAGGCTTACCGTTGCGGCTAGCGCGGTTGAGGTTAAAGGCAAAAAAGTTGGTGCCCATGCCTGGGCCGCCATTGTAGATGGTGAAATCGCCGCGCTCTTCTTCGCGCTTGAGCAGCGAGAAAAAGTCGGGCTGCACGCTCTCCAGGTCTAATCCGCCCGAGCGAAACTGGAAGAAAGCCGTATCGGTAGAGCCGACAATTTGCCAGACAATCTGCTCAATGTAGGGCTGCTGGTTGCCCTGGTCGTCTTTTCGCCAATAGTAGGGGTTGCGCTCAAAGACCAGCCGCTCCCCAGAAATATATTGGGCTAAGCGGTAGGGGCCATTGCCCACGATTTTCTTGGGGGCCGTGTCGGTGCCCCAGGTCGAAAGAAACAGGGGGTTGCCTTGGCCATCGGTGCCCTCTACTGTGGGCCGCAAAATATGGGCTGGAATAACTTCTAAAGACGTGTTTTGTAGCATTGGGGCAAAGGGCTCGGGCAGCGTAAACTGCACCCGGCGCTCGCCCACCTTGCTGACCTGCGGAAAGCGCCCTTCGGTGCCAATGCGAAATCCGTCGCGGCTATTGGTCGGAATGGCTGGATTGAACAGCACATCATAGGTAAAGACCACGTCGTCTACGGTCAGGGGCTCGCCATCAGACCAGCGCAGCCCGTCGCGCAGGGTAAACACCAAAATGGTGCCGTCGTCGGAGATCTCCCAGCTTTCGGCCAGGGCGGGTACGGTCTCACCACTAATCCCGTCGGTGGTGGTTAGCCCCTCAAAGGTCAACCCAAAAATATTGGGCGACTCCTGACTGAGAATGGGGTTGAAGGTTTTTGGGTCGCTCAAAGCGCTCAGCACCAGGCGGGGCACATCGGCGCTGGCCCGGGCAAATCGAGTCGGGTCGCAGCCGGTACTGGCTATACCAACCAAAATCACTAGCATCAAGGCTACAAGTCGCTTAATCTGACTGTGCCCGGTAATGAGACTGAGCCGATCTGGGGTTGTATGCGATGCCGTTGTCATGGTTGTGACCTCCTAACCCGCCAAGACAATGCCTCACACACTATAGCGAGTTACTCCTAGAGATTTTCACTCGCAGCGGTTTGAGTTGCGATCGCCCTAAGCGCAGTCTTTCCCCGGCGTTGGACTCTAAAAGCGGTGGCCCAACTACCCAGCAGCTTTGACTACCCTGTCGAAGGCTTTGAGGGTTTGGGCATCCTAGGCGCATCCCCCAAGAGACTGTCCTATGGCTGATCGCTACTATCTTTACGGTATTTTCCCGGCCCCTGGCCCCGCCGAGCTACCCCTGATGGGTTTAGACGAGCAGGTGGTGCAGACTCAACAGCTGGGCGACTTTACCTTTCTCTATTCCCTGGCTTGCCAGAAGCGCTACCTGTCGAGCCGCAAAAATCTGCTGGGCCACGAGAAGGTGCTGGAAGCTGCTATGGAGCAGGGCCACCGCACGCTGCTGCCGCTTCAGTTTGGTCTGATTGTCGAGAGCTGGGACCAGGTGCAGGAAGATTTGGTGACTCCCTATGCTGAAGACCTGACTCAGTTGTTTGGGCGACTTAACGGCTGCCGGGAGGTGAGCGTTAAGGTGCAGTGGGAACCCTCCACCGAGCTGGAGTTGATGATGGCCGAAAATGCTGACCTGCGGGCCCAGCGCGACCAGCTAGAGGGTACGCAGCTGGGTATGGAGCAGGTGATCTTCATTGGTCAGCAGATTGAAGCAGCCTTGGAGGAGCGCAAGCAGGGAATTGTTGACCAGTTTCGCCAAGCGCTGTCCCCCCTGGCGAAGGACGTGCTCGAAAACGCGCCCCAAACCGATGTGATGATTTACAACGCTGCTTTCTTGATTTCCTGGGAGAGCGAGGCCGAGTTTAGCCAGGCGGTGGAAGCCATAGACGGCACCTTTGGCGATCGCCTGCGCATTCGCTATAACAATTTCACTGCTCCCTACAACTTCGCCCAGCTCAACTAGGGGTCTAAGGTTTGGGTGCGAGGTGTTCCTTGCATCCTAAACCCTATACCTTGCACCTTAATATTCCTTTTTTATGCTGTTTAAACTTCTTTTTGCGCCGGTGCTTGGCCCCGTCGAGGGCATTAGCTGGGTTGCCAACAAACTGCTAGAGCAGGCCGATGTGGCCACCAACGATCTTGAAAGTCTGCAAAAGCAGCTGCTTGCCCTCCAGCTCGCCTTTGACATGGGGGAGGTGGCTGAAGCCGATTTCGAAATTCAGGAAGAAGAAATTCTCCTCGC
It contains:
- a CDS encoding glutamine synthetase family protein; protein product: MPDRSMPENASTILSRLQEGKVRFVRVVWCDNGNVIRGKAIHVDALTRQLERGDAVAVGLSAAQQAIPVVADAVAPGSGLGPVGEVWLVPDWKTLQMLPYAPGQARALGEMVKDGQPWPWCSRQFLKRMVQRAGDRGLTIKAAFEPEFYLLKQRDPDVLPVDNLPFATTLAMDLHQEVVMAIAAALNAQGMAVEQYYPESGPGQQEISVRYTDALAAADQQVVYRETVKAIAHQHGLVASFVPKLFESCAGSGCHLHLSLWEGEQNLMPNGAGGLSDTAGSFTAGLLHHLPALMAITTPSPNSYRRLQPHSWSGAYAAWGLDNREAALRVPSNFSLPSPTHLELKTVDGAANPYLALGGAIAAGLDGIAQGYLLPESVQQDPGSLSEEERGDRGIALLPRSLAESLAALEANPLLLDALGAPLAQTYQAVRRAELTAMAGMTLEAEVSLLLDRY
- a CDS encoding gas vesicle protein GvpG — protein: MLFKLLFAPVLGPVEGISWVANKLLEQADVATNDLESLQKQLLALQLAFDMGEVAEADFEIQEEEILLAIQAIEDEEDEDE
- a CDS encoding ABC transporter substrate-binding protein, with product MTTASHTTPDRLSLITGHSQIKRLVALMLVILVGIASTGCDPTRFARASADVPRLVLSALSDPKTFNPILSQESPNIFGLTFEGLTTTDGISGETVPALAESWEISDDGTILVFTLRDGLRWSDGEPLTVDDVVFTYDVLFNPAIPTNSRDGFRIGTEGRFPQVSKVGERRVQFTLPEPFAPMLQNTSLEVIPAHILRPTVEGTDGQGNPLFLSTWGTDTAPKKIVGNGPYRLAQYISGERLVFERNPYYWRKDDQGNQQPYIEQIVWQIVGSTDTAFFQFRSGGLDLESVQPDFFSLLKREEERGDFTIYNGGPGMGTNFFAFNLNRASRNGKPLVNPVKSAWFNNVAFRQAVSYAIDRQTMVNNIFQGLGQPQTSPMSVPSPFFAPPEMGIRTYDYDLEKAKQLLLADGFQYNAANNLLDAEGNRVRFTLITNSGNKIREAIGAQIKNDLAKLGIQVDFQPLAFNSLVDRLTDSLEWEALVLGLTGGTEPNGGANVWLLDGALHAFNQNAGPGQDPLEGWQAADWERRIADLYIQAAQVIDEDERFELYKETQQLTQEYLPFMYLINNLSLTAVRNRVQGVNFTALGGALWNIHELTVE
- the gvpN gene encoding gas vesicle protein GvpN — translated: MNTVLQARPRNFVSTPTLERTSIRALRYLQSGYSIHLKGPAGTGKTTLALHLADLLARPIMLLFGDDEFKTSDLIGNQSGYTRKKVVDNYIHSVVKVEDELRHNWTDSRLTLACREGFTMVYDEFNRSRPEVNNVLLSALEEKLLVLPPSNNRAEYIRVSPHFRAILTSNPEEYCGVHGTQDALQDRLITINMPEPDELAQQQILVQKVGIDSSAALQIVQLVKAFQSSVAPDMVSSLRPSLMIATICNDHGILPLAENADFRDVCSDILLARSKEPASDATRHLWNLFNRFVVSQAALVNDLTLKPEAQPAARFHGEEEDDAPLQPLEPLVESTGDDVAIDDKPVIEAQDLQGEDLAESMSPETQSETIVEAPAEAESLPEEVLKVQVSPNDDIETRIFDYLDTTGTASLVNIEGALDLNRFQAVNAVKSMLDQGLIEKQETDGQLQGYQLSSN
- a CDS encoding tetratricopeptide repeat protein: MDDSTLEVLLQSLKQADEYQRELATAALWQRWFYQKGEAGNQRLQDAQALVDSGQLDAAEALLSTLVSELPDFAEAWNRRAVLYFVQRRYAEALTDCERVIGLVPYHFGALHGLGLCHAALGQYGEAIQAFRRALVVQPHALVNQRLILECTAQLS
- a CDS encoding GvpL/GvpF family gas vesicle protein yields the protein MADRYYLYGIFPAPGPAELPLMGLDEQVVQTQQLGDFTFLYSLACQKRYLSSRKNLLGHEKVLEAAMEQGHRTLLPLQFGLIVESWDQVQEDLVTPYAEDLTQLFGRLNGCREVSVKVQWEPSTELELMMAENADLRAQRDQLEGTQLGMEQVIFIGQQIEAALEERKQGIVDQFRQALSPLAKDVLENAPQTDVMIYNAAFLISWESEAEFSQAVEAIDGTFGDRLRIRYNNFTAPYNFAQLN
- the gvpA gene encoding gas vesicle structural protein GvpA; the encoded protein is MAVEKVNSSSSLAEVVDRILDKGIVIDAWVRVSLVGIELLAIEARVVIASVDTYLKYAEAVGLTAQAAVPAA